From the Solanum lycopersicum chromosome 10, SLM_r2.1 genome, one window contains:
- the LOC101252935 gene encoding calcium-dependent protein kinase 4, with product MGNTCRGSIGGKTFQGYNQPEDSSCSTNHNPSSGNSYSSSDNFSPTSNAQQNSNHKKEHSLSLVSPRKASMNRSGSNQAYYVMGHKTQNIRDLYTLGRKLGQGQFGTTYLCTEISTGAEYACKSISKRKLISKEDIDDVRREIQIMHHLAGHRNIVTIKGAYEDPLYVHIVMEICSGGELFDRIIQRGHYSERKAAELTKIIVGVVEACHSLGVMHRDLKPENFLLVNKDDDFSLKAIDFGLSIFFKPGQIFTDVVGSPYYVAPEVLLKHYGPEADVWTAGVILYILLSGVPPFWAETQQGIFDAVLKGHIDFDSDPWPLISESAKDLIRKMLCMQPSERLTAHEVLCHPWICENGVAPDRALDPAVLSRLKQFSAMNKLKKMALRVIAESLSEEEIAGLREMFKAMDTDNSGAITFDELKAGLRKYGSTLKDTEIRELMDAADVDNSGTIDYGEFIAATVHLNKLEREEHLMAAFQYFDKDGSGYITVDEVQQACIEHNMTDVYFEDIIREVDQDNDGRIDYGEFVAMMQKGNPCIGRRTMRNSLNLSMRDASGAQ from the exons aTGGGCAATACATGCCGTGGATCTATTGGAGGCAAAACTTTTCAGGGCTACAATCAGCCTGAAGATAGTTCCTGCTCCACCAATCATAACCCTTCTTCCGGcaattcttattcttcttctgaCAATTTTTCTCCCACTAGCAACGCTCAACAGAATAGTAATCACAAGAAGGAGCATTCTTTGTCTCTTGTTAGTCCCAGAAAAGCTAGCATGAATCGTTCAGGGAGTAATCAGGCTTATTACGTAATGGGTCATAAGACCCAGAATATTCGCGATCTTTATACTTTGGGAAGGAAGTTAGGACAAGGGCAGTTCGGGACTACTTATTTATGTACAGAAATTTCTACCGGTGCTGAGTATGCCTGTAAATCAATCTCGAAAAGGAAGTTGATTTCGAAGGAGGATATTGACGATGTTAGAAGGGAAATTCAGATAATGCATCATTTGGCAGGTCATAGGAATATTGTTACGATTAAAGGGGCTTATGAGGATCCTTTATATGTTCATATTGTTATGGAGATATGTAGTGGGGGTGAGTTGTTTGATCGGATCATACAACGAGGACATTACAGTGAGAGAAAGGCAGCTGAATTGACTAAAATTATTGTTGGGGTTGTGGAGGCGTGTCATTCTCTTGGTGTTATGCATAGAGATCTCAAACCTGAGAATTTCTTGTTGGTTAATAAGGATGATGATTTCTCTCTCAAGGCCATTGATTTTGgactctctattttctttaagCCAG GACAAATATTCACAGATGTTGTTGGTAGTCCATATTATGTGGCTCCTGAGGTGCTTTTGAAGCATTATGGTCCTGAAGCTGATGTGTGGACAGCAGGAGTCATACTCTACATACTGCTAAGTGGTGTGCCACCATTTTGGGCTG AAACACAGCAGGGAATATTTGACGCAGTTCTGAAAGGACACATTGATTTTGACTCAGATCCTTGGCCGTTGATATCTGAGAGTGCAAAAGATCTTATCCGGAAGATGTTGTGCATGCAGCCGTCAGAGCGGTTAACTGCTCATGAAGTATTAT GTCATCCTTGGATTTGCGAAAATGGTGTCGCTCCTGATAGAGCACTGGATCCTGCAGTACTTTCTCGCCTAAAACAGTTCTCTGCTATGAACAAGTTAAAAAAGATGGCTTTGCGG GTGATTGCTGAAAGCTTGTCTGAAGAAGAGATTGCTGGTCTGAGAGAGATGTTTAAGGCCATGGATACTGACAATAGTGGTGCAATTAcatttgatgaactaaaagcaGGGTTGAGAAAATATGGCTCTACCTTAAAGGATACGGAGATACGGGAACTTATGGATGCG GCTGATGTGGACAATAGTGGAACTATTGACTATGGAGAATTCATTGCGGCAACTGTTCATCTTAATAAATTGGAGCGCGAGGAACATCTCATGGCAGCATTTCAATATTTTGACAAGGATGGAAGTGGTTACATAACAGTTGATGAGGTCCAGCAAGCTTGTATAGAGCATAACATGACAGATGTTTACTTTGAGGATATTATAAGAGAAGTCGATCAGGATAAT GATGGACGAATTGATTATGGAGAATTTGTTGCTATGATGCAAAAAGGAAATCCGTGTATAGGGAGACGAACAATGCGAAATAGTCTGAATTTGAGCATGAGAGATGCATCAGGAGCTCAGTAG
- the VRSLIP gene encoding virus resistant/susceptible lipocalin translates to MAALSASAHVRIRTFFHSSFTNNKISNFSQQFKLENYTTITTITTSKRSISIPALAPKTTENSASQLQSTSDSVKDSENINLKGWAEFAKNVSGEWDGFGADFSKQGEPIELPESVVPGAYREWEVKVFDWQTQCPTLARDDDAFSFMYKFIRLLPTVGCEADAATRYSIDERNISDANVAAFAYQSTGCYVAAWSNNHDGNYNTAPYLSWELEHCLIDPGDKESRVRIVQVVRLQDSKLVLQNIKVFCEHWYGPFRNGDQLGGCAIQDSAFASTKALDPAEVIGVWEGKHAISSYNNAPEKVIQELVDGSTRKTVRDELDLVVLPRQLWCCLKGIAGGETCCEVGWLFDQGRAITSKCIFSDNGKLKEIAIACESAAPAQ, encoded by the exons ATGGCTGCTCTGTCTGCTTCTGCCCATGTGAGAATTCGCACCTTCTTCCATTCATCTTTCActaacaataaaatatcaaacttctCCCAACAATTCAAACTTGAAAATTATACCactattactactattactacttCGAAGAGAAGCATCTCCATACCCGCCTTGGCACCAAAGACAACGGAGAACTCAGCTTCCCAACTCCAATCAACTTCAGATTCCGTTAAAG ACTCTGAAAATATCAATTTGAAAGGATGGGCTGAGTTTGCAAAAAATGTGTCTGGCGAATGGGATGGGTTTGGAGCAGATTTTAGCAAGCAAGGTGAGCCGATTGAATTACCGGAATCTGTAGTCCCTGGAGCTTACAGGGAGTGGGAGGTGAAGGTATTCGATTGGCAAACTCAATGTCCTACTCTTGCTCGTGATGATGATGCCTTCTCTTTCATGTACAAGTTCATTCGGCTCCTTCCTACCGTTGGCTGTGAAGCTGATGCTGCAACTAGGTATAGCATCGACGAGAGGAATATTTCTGATGCCAATGTTGCTGCCTTTGCGTATCAATCAACCGGATGTTATGTGGCTGCCTGGTCCAATAATCATGATGGAAATTATAATACAGCTCCTTATTTGTCATGGGAATTGGAGCATTGTTTGATTGATCCCGGGGACAAGGAGTCGAGGGTGCGGATTGTTCAG GTTGTGCGCCTTCAAGATTCTAAGTTGGTATTGCAAAACATTAAGGTGTTTTGTGAGCATTGGTATGGGCCGTTTCGAAACGGGGATCAGCTTGGTGGGTGTGCTATTCAAGATTCTGCATTTGCTTCTACCAAAGCCTTGGACCCTGCAGAAGTCATTGGTGTTTGGGAGGGTAAGCATGCCATCTCCAGTTACAACAATGCTCCAGAA AAAGTTATTCAAGAGCTTGTCGATGGCAGCACCAGGAAGACAGTACGAGATGAATTAGATCTTGTTGTGCTTCCAAGGCAACTATGGTGTTGTTTGAAAGGCATTGCAGGTGGTGAAACTTGCTGTGAAGTTGGGTGGCTGTTCGATCAAGGACGTGCCATTACATCCAAATGCATATTTTCTGATAATGGCAAGTTAAAG GAAATTGCTATAGCATGTGAAAGTGCAGCACCAGCACAATAG